One window of Aggregicoccus sp. 17bor-14 genomic DNA carries:
- the carF gene encoding plasmanylethanolamine desaturase, with protein MNDRAPSSLRQQDAHALAQGYSPAIRAMEIASIVTFVSLELFLVYRIWGNPFLSPLLVLGALVLGYLAADFVSGFVHWAGDTWGSTEMPLLGKAFIRPFREHHVDEKAITRHDFVETNGNNCLVSIPVAIIAVLLPHSSALWLFASAALGSMIFWVMATNQFHKWSHLDAPGPVVGLLQRLHLILPPDHHRVHHTAPFNKYYCITVGWMNKPLSMVHFFPLAERLITRITGLLPRQDDIGAEAARQLVQETEVPLPEVVSAARELLQGGSEEPEHLPAVLRAR; from the coding sequence ATGAACGACCGCGCCCCCTCCTCCCTGCGTCAGCAAGACGCTCACGCCCTGGCCCAGGGCTACAGCCCGGCCATCCGTGCGATGGAGATCGCGAGCATCGTGACGTTCGTCTCGCTCGAGCTCTTCCTCGTGTACCGCATCTGGGGCAATCCCTTCCTCAGCCCGCTGCTCGTGCTGGGCGCGCTGGTGCTGGGCTACCTCGCCGCGGACTTCGTCTCCGGCTTCGTGCACTGGGCGGGCGACACCTGGGGCTCCACCGAGATGCCCCTGCTGGGCAAGGCCTTCATCCGCCCCTTCCGCGAGCACCACGTGGACGAGAAGGCGATCACCCGCCACGACTTCGTGGAGACCAACGGCAACAACTGCCTCGTCTCGATCCCGGTGGCGATCATCGCGGTGCTGCTGCCGCACTCGAGCGCGCTGTGGCTCTTCGCCTCGGCGGCGCTGGGCTCGATGATCTTCTGGGTGATGGCGACCAACCAGTTCCACAAGTGGTCGCACCTGGACGCGCCGGGCCCGGTGGTGGGGCTGCTGCAGCGGCTGCACCTCATCCTGCCGCCGGACCACCACCGCGTGCACCACACGGCGCCCTTCAACAAGTACTACTGCATCACCGTGGGCTGGATGAACAAGCCGCTGAGCATGGTCCACTTCTTCCCGCTCGCCGAGCGCCTCATCACCCGCATCACGGGCCTGCTGCCGCGCCAGGACGACATCGGCGCGGAGGCGGCGCGCCAGCTGGTGCAGGAGACCGAGGTGCCGCTGCCGGAGGTGGTGAGCGCCGCGCGCGAGCTGCTGCAGGGCGGCTCCGAGGAGCCCGAGCACCTGCCCGCGGTCCTGCGCGCGCGCTGA
- the mobB gene encoding molybdopterin-guanine dinucleotide biosynthesis protein B, which yields MSGVPCVAVVGWSGAGKTTLLERLVPLLAARGLRVAVLKHSSHPHPLQRAGSDSARLGAAGARATGFATPEGLQLTLPGDPAALFRALLARAEGLVDLVLVEGWKDAPLPKLEVWREGLDAPLACSRADIGLLVLSGETPAGLPAQLPTLAPDRLDAIADWVQRVGATASL from the coding sequence ATGAGCGGCGTGCCCTGCGTGGCCGTGGTGGGCTGGTCCGGCGCGGGCAAGACGACGCTGCTCGAGCGGCTCGTCCCGCTCCTCGCGGCGCGCGGGCTGCGCGTCGCCGTGCTCAAGCACTCCTCGCACCCGCACCCGCTGCAGCGCGCGGGCAGCGACAGCGCGCGGCTCGGGGCGGCGGGCGCGCGGGCCACGGGCTTCGCCACCCCCGAGGGGCTGCAGCTCACCCTGCCCGGAGACCCGGCGGCGCTATTCCGCGCACTGCTCGCGCGCGCCGAGGGGCTCGTGGACCTGGTGCTGGTGGAGGGCTGGAAGGATGCGCCCCTGCCGAAGCTCGAGGTGTGGCGCGAGGGGCTGGACGCGCCGCTCGCCTGCAGCCGCGCGGACATCGGCCTGCTGGTGCTCTCGGGTGAGACACCCGCCGGGCTCCCCGCACAGCTGCCCACCCTGGCCCCGGATCGGCTTGACGCGATCGCGGACTGGGTGCAGCGGGTGGGAGCGACGGCGTCCCTCTGA
- the glp gene encoding gephyrin-like molybdotransferase Glp — translation MPLEQARARALALGVPLPPVPVPLALAWGRYLAEPLAATRALPGYDNSAMDGYAVRWAETRGATRDAPARLRVVGTCAAGALPAFSLAPGEAARIFTGAPLPAGADAVVRQEAARPTGPEGGEVLLFVTARPGEHVRRRGEELAEGAPLFPAGLRLESAALGVLASLGLSHARVRPAPRVALLTVGDELLEAGTPALSHQVYDSNRALLTGLCLEAGAQVVHAARASDEPEAISRAFEAARAAGVDLLVTSGGASVGDRDRVKAALREGGATLEVDGVALKPGKPVGLARWGGLPVLVLPGNPGAATVAFDQLGRTLLLALQGVREERRCVRVRLREARHKQAGLTYLLSARQQGGEAHIRPQGAGQLLQNVGAEGWVVLPAGRADFPAGEEVSLELFAHPVTHALALEGA, via the coding sequence ATGCCCCTCGAACAGGCCCGCGCGCGCGCCCTCGCGCTCGGCGTGCCGCTGCCCCCCGTCCCGGTGCCGCTCGCACTCGCCTGGGGCCGCTACCTCGCCGAGCCGCTCGCGGCCACGCGCGCCCTGCCCGGCTACGACAACTCGGCCATGGACGGCTACGCGGTGCGCTGGGCGGAGACGCGAGGCGCCACGCGCGATGCGCCCGCGCGCCTGCGCGTGGTGGGCACCTGTGCCGCCGGCGCCCTCCCCGCCTTTTCGCTCGCCCCGGGCGAGGCGGCGCGCATCTTCACCGGCGCGCCCCTGCCCGCGGGCGCGGACGCGGTGGTGCGCCAGGAGGCCGCGCGGCCCACGGGTCCTGAGGGCGGTGAGGTCCTGCTCTTCGTCACCGCGCGCCCGGGAGAGCACGTGCGAAGGCGGGGCGAGGAGCTCGCGGAGGGGGCGCCCCTCTTCCCCGCGGGCCTGCGCCTCGAGTCCGCCGCGCTCGGGGTGCTCGCGAGCCTCGGGCTCTCGCACGCCCGGGTGCGCCCGGCCCCGCGCGTGGCCCTGCTCACCGTGGGGGACGAGCTGCTCGAGGCGGGCACCCCCGCGCTCTCGCACCAGGTCTACGACAGCAACCGCGCGCTGCTCACGGGCCTGTGCCTCGAGGCGGGCGCGCAGGTGGTGCACGCGGCGCGCGCGAGCGACGAGCCCGAGGCCATCTCCCGGGCGTTCGAGGCGGCGCGCGCGGCCGGCGTGGACCTGCTCGTCACCAGTGGCGGGGCCTCGGTCGGAGACCGCGACCGGGTGAAGGCCGCGCTGCGCGAGGGCGGCGCCACCCTCGAGGTGGACGGCGTGGCGCTCAAGCCGGGCAAGCCCGTGGGACTCGCGCGCTGGGGAGGCCTTCCGGTGCTGGTGCTGCCGGGAAACCCGGGCGCGGCCACCGTGGCCTTCGATCAGCTGGGCCGCACGCTCCTGCTCGCGCTGCAGGGCGTGCGCGAGGAGCGCAGGTGCGTGCGCGTGCGGCTGCGCGAGGCGCGGCACAAGCAGGCCGGCCTCACCTACCTGCTCAGCGCGCGGCAGCAGGGAGGCGAAGCCCACATCCGGCCCCAGGGCGCAGGCCAGCTGCTGCAGAACGTGGGCGCCGAGGGCTGGGTGGTGCTGCCCGCGGGCCGCGCGGACTTTCCCGCGGGCGAGGAGGTGTCGCTCGAGCTCTTCGCCCACCCGGTCACGCACGCGCTCGCGCTCGAGGGCGCATGA
- a CDS encoding molybdenum cofactor guanylyltransferase, whose protein sequence is MTSASESSAAASDTTLALIAGGRGSRLGGVAKGLLRWRGRTLLEHQLQLAPGFARVLLVTGDPAPYARWGLETVADVIPGRGAPGGVHAALAHARTPWVLALGCDMPFVTRAALAPLLAARAEGGMAVLYRVGGRLEPLLALYRAALAPRWGPLLSGERGPSFTQLLAAEPVTVLEEAALRAVDPELASVRSVNTPEDLDSLGVQRP, encoded by the coding sequence ATGACGTCCGCCTCCGAAAGCTCCGCCGCCGCCTCCGACACCACGCTCGCGCTGATTGCCGGAGGCCGCGGCTCGCGCCTCGGCGGGGTGGCGAAGGGGCTCTTGCGCTGGCGGGGGCGCACGCTGCTCGAGCACCAGCTGCAGCTCGCGCCCGGCTTCGCGCGCGTGCTGCTGGTGACGGGGGACCCCGCGCCCTACGCGCGCTGGGGCCTCGAGACCGTGGCGGATGTCATCCCGGGGCGGGGGGCGCCGGGCGGGGTCCACGCGGCGCTCGCGCACGCTCGCACGCCCTGGGTGCTGGCGCTGGGGTGCGACATGCCCTTCGTCACGCGGGCCGCGCTCGCGCCGCTCCTCGCCGCGCGCGCGGAGGGAGGTATGGCGGTGCTGTACCGCGTGGGCGGACGGCTGGAGCCCCTGCTGGCGCTCTACCGCGCCGCGCTCGCCCCGCGCTGGGGGCCCCTGCTCTCGGGCGAGCGCGGCCCCTCCTTCACGCAGCTGCTCGCGGCGGAGCCCGTGACCGTCCTGGAGGAGGCGGCCTTGCGCGCGGTGGACCCGGAGCTGGCGAGCGTGCGCAGCGTGAACACGCCGGAAGACCTGGACTCACTCGGGGTGCAGCGCCCGTGA
- the ftsE gene encoding cell division ATP-binding protein FtsE, whose protein sequence is MIQLFHVSKSYPGDPPTLTDINLQIEKGEFVFLTGPSGAGKTTLLKLIFCAEKATRGQVLVGGRNTARIRESAIPFLRRNIGVVFQDFKLLPHRTVEDNVAFTLDVLGVPRAEARERVHRMLKRVGLEHKAGTYPLRLSGGEQQRVVIARALVNDPTILLADEPTGNLDPALTVEIMDLLSAVNVRGTTVVVATHDATLLSRYQKRTVRLERGQIVSDEDGVKAARRMVGLE, encoded by the coding sequence ATGATCCAGCTGTTCCACGTCTCCAAGTCCTACCCGGGCGATCCGCCGACGCTCACGGACATCAACCTGCAGATCGAGAAGGGCGAGTTCGTCTTCCTCACCGGGCCCTCGGGCGCGGGCAAGACGACGCTGCTCAAGCTCATCTTCTGCGCGGAGAAGGCCACGCGCGGCCAGGTGCTGGTGGGCGGGCGCAACACGGCGCGCATCCGTGAGAGCGCCATCCCCTTCCTGCGCCGCAACATCGGCGTGGTGTTCCAGGACTTCAAGCTGCTGCCCCACCGCACGGTGGAGGACAACGTGGCCTTCACCCTGGACGTGCTGGGCGTGCCGCGCGCCGAGGCCCGCGAGCGCGTGCACCGGATGCTCAAGCGCGTGGGGCTCGAGCACAAGGCGGGCACCTACCCCTTGCGCCTGTCGGGCGGCGAGCAGCAGCGCGTGGTCATCGCGCGCGCGCTCGTGAACGACCCCACCATCCTGCTCGCGGACGAGCCCACGGGGAACCTGGACCCGGCGCTCACGGTGGAGATCATGGACCTGCTCTCCGCGGTGAACGTGCGCGGCACCACCGTGGTGGTGGCCACCCACGACGCCACGCTGCTCAGCCGCTACCAGAAGCGCACGGTGCGGCTCGAGCGCGGGCAGATCGTCTCGGACGAGGACGGCGTGAAGGCGGCGCGGCGCATGGTGGGGCTCGAGTGA
- a CDS encoding permease-like cell division protein FtsX, whose translation MSAAAKARYFLRSAAGGIRHAPFVHFIAVLTIAIALFAAGLAHVAADRVQGLLSSLGGEVQLTVYLAPGLDAQGVQRVRAELQRRSRGEVRLVPPEEALARLRRELGDLGETLSQLPENPLPASLELQVPPESRTPGALRTLATELRALPGVSGVDYGEEAVERLSAIARALTYGGWVAALVVGLTTVIIVAATLQLAIYARRTEIEIQKLVGATDRFVKAPFLLEGLLQGLLGAGVALGALAAFGHLVGPSLAQLLSFLQAPGGSAPLVQTSLALELLAGGCALGLGGSFVAVGRFLRV comes from the coding sequence GTGAGCGCGGCGGCCAAGGCGCGCTACTTCCTGCGCTCGGCGGCCGGCGGCATCCGCCACGCGCCCTTCGTGCACTTCATCGCCGTGCTCACCATCGCCATCGCGCTCTTCGCCGCGGGGCTCGCGCACGTGGCGGCGGACCGCGTGCAGGGCCTGCTCTCGAGCCTCGGCGGCGAGGTGCAGCTGACGGTGTACCTGGCGCCGGGGCTGGATGCGCAGGGCGTGCAGCGGGTGCGCGCGGAGCTGCAGCGGCGCTCGAGGGGTGAGGTGCGCCTCGTGCCTCCGGAGGAGGCGCTCGCGCGGCTGCGCCGGGAGCTCGGCGACCTGGGCGAGACGCTCTCGCAGCTGCCGGAGAACCCGCTGCCCGCCTCGCTCGAGCTGCAGGTGCCTCCCGAGAGCCGCACCCCCGGCGCGCTGCGCACGCTCGCGACCGAGCTGCGGGCGCTGCCCGGGGTGAGCGGCGTGGACTACGGCGAGGAGGCGGTGGAGCGGCTCAGCGCCATCGCGCGCGCGCTCACCTACGGAGGCTGGGTGGCGGCGCTGGTCGTGGGCCTCACCACGGTGATCATCGTCGCGGCCACGCTGCAGCTGGCCATCTACGCGCGGCGCACGGAGATCGAGATCCAGAAGCTGGTGGGCGCGACGGACCGCTTCGTCAAGGCGCCCTTCCTCCTCGAGGGGCTGCTGCAGGGGCTGCTCGGGGCGGGCGTGGCGCTGGGGGCGCTCGCGGCGTTCGGGCACCTGGTGGGCCCCTCGCTCGCGCAGCTCCTCTCCTTCCTGCAGGCGCCCGGAGGCTCCGCGCCCCTGGTGCAGACCTCGCTCGCGCTGGAGCTGCTCGCCGGCGGGTGCGCGCTGGGGCTGGGCGGCAGCTTCGTGGCCGTGGGGCGCTTCCTGCGGGTATGA